The Chlorocebus sabaeus isolate Y175 chromosome 18, mChlSab1.0.hap1, whole genome shotgun sequence sequence ATTGGGTtttagaaaagtgaaaacaagtaTAACATTTTAACacaaacatgttttcttttctttttggaatgatTGTATAGAATATAGCACATTGAACTTGAGAAAGTAGCTACAAAAGAGCAGATGCTAATGAAAAATACCAGCTGGAATAATCATACTGTTGGATAGTGGCTTCCATGTTTATTATATGATCACTAGACCATTTTCTGATGTGAGTTAACATAGTATATTTAATCACACTTTTCCTTCTATATGTCTGCAGTAAACCTTCAGAATATTTTTCAGATATTAATATCCCCACAAGAAAAAACAGATCCCTACAAGAAAAAACAGATCTTTGCTACTCAATGTGTGGCCtatagaccagcagcatcagcgtCAGCTgcaagcttgttagaaatgttgctggccacggtggctcatgcctgtaatcccagcagtttgggaggccaaagtgggcacatcacttgaggtcaggagctccagaccagcctggtcaacatggtgaaacccgttcctactaaaaatacaaaaattagccaagcatggtggtgcacacctgtaatcccagctagtaggaaggatgaggcaggagaatctcttgaatccaggaggcagaggctgcagtgagctgagattgtgtcactgcactgcagtccAGGTTACAGAGCGAtgctccattaaaaaatatatataaataaatgaataaaagaagaaaggaaggaagggaagggaagggagaaaagcagACATGTTAAAATTTCAGGCTCCACCCAGCATTTGTAATAGGATTTCACAATAATTCATGTGCTCATTACAGTTTGGATCCCCTTCCTCAGTTTCACTATCTCTTTATCAAATGTGAATCTGGTGTTAACACACATCTCCACAGCCTGGGTGCATTTACGGTGCAGGAAGCTAGGACAGAGCGTGCAGAGGATGCCCACGGAAAACAGATGCTGCGTGCACAAGGTCACAAATAAAATTCAGCCATTGCTGACTTGTGGCTTGCTGAAATGACCAGGCTGCACAGACTTCATTTTCAGATCAATAgtcatttcttaaatatatttggtCCTGGACTCTGATTTCTGTGCAGGGCATAACCATATTTCTCTTAAAAACTTATGATCAGTATAAAATGGCTTTTATAGTGGATTACATCAGAAGACTGGATCCGGAGTGATAACCAGGTATTCTTAGTTTGGGCCATGAGCAACTCTATGAAACACTAGCCTTATAGTAGctcagtttaaaaacaaaatagtccTATGAATCTTTCCTTAATATTCCCTTTGgatgttgtattttcaaagaataGTCTCAAGATCAAGAATAAATATCAAGTATAAAATAACTAGTTAGTGCTAGTGAATAGTTTTGGAAACAAAAGTCCTATTCAGATCTAGGCAATATTTGAGCCACATTTCTTCTGACTTGGATTACCAGTCACATCTGTAATGTGCTTTGTGGCTGCGGCACAGTCAGAATATTTTCTGATGGCAGATCCCTAAGGCAATGGAAAGCAGCTTAGTGGGACACACTGAGGAGTTGGTGACAAGGAGTCCTCTCAACCTTCTGCTGACTCCAGATCAACAACTCCAGACACCGATACCACACTCAGATCTCTAAGCCTCTTCAAACACAGAGCCTCTTAGATGATTCTTTCCTAAACCGCCAGCTTTTCACTCCTTTGATTCATCATACCCTATGATCTGTTGCTTCTTGAGGATGTAGGCATGTCTTCTGGTAAGAGCCAACAGAACGATCGCCTCAATGTTAAAGCactatttgaaaagaaaacatactttgGAAAGCCAAAATGGTTATGTATGTGCTTAAAATTCGCTTCCAACTGTTGGAGTGAAAACTTTACTAAACGatcaaaaatacaacatacttttatattttatttctacggGAGAACACTTGAGAGGGAAATACACGCAGATGTATCACCTCATATAAACTTTTTCAGATACAAAAGCAACAAGTTTATTCCTTAaatcattaattttcttttttctgaaattcacttctggataaaaatatatgatttatatcAAAATATTCCAGATATAAAAAGCCTTAAAATCATACCTGTAGCTCATTCTAAAACTAAAGCTACACaattacattaaaagaaaataaataaataaaaattagaaattgctTTAGCTGCAGATTACTGATTTTCTACTACCTCCTAGATCAacagattgttttaaattttaaattttaaaagtagatttaGGGGGTCCATGTGCCATTTTCTTACATGGGtacccaaatagtgtacattgtacccactAAGGAATTTCTTATCCTTAACCATCTTCCAACCCTCGTGCTCTTCTGAGCTtccaacatctgttatttcaCTCTCTTTGTTCACGTGTGCACATTCTTTATCTCCCACTCATAACTGGCAACATGCAGTACgactttctgagttatttcacttaagataaaggcctccagttccatccatgttgctgcaaaatacatgatttcattcttttcattctttttatggctgagtagtattccaattgtgtgtgtgtgtgtgtgtgtgtgtgtgtgtgacattttctttatctaatcatctcttaatggacacttagatttattccatatttttgctattgtaaatagcactgcaataaaccTACCAGTATAGGTATCCTTTTTGatacaatgatttattttcctttgagtagatagtCAGTGGTGGAATCGATAGATCCAACAGTAAATCTATAATGTATGCTGAAGATGCATTTCAGGGATAGGTTATAtccaaagaacttaaatttaagtTCTATGAGAGATAGATATTTAGAACAAATGAGAGGAGGGGTACTTGAATTATCCTAGCCTCTCCCCTTCCCACATTTTCCCCTGGTAGGAGAGTATTTTCCTCTTCAGCTCTATGTGAACACCAGTCTTTACCACAGGGTGCTTGTGGGTGTTAAATTGTTTGTTATATCCTAGACAAAAGGCATGGTGCAATATCTGACATACcacaggtgttcaataaatggctGTCATTGTTATTGTCTGTGGGAATGTCCTACTATTAAAGTTCTAGTAGTAATAGCAACAATTATTAAcatggaaaagggagagaaacaggAATCTCTGAGATAACtagaaaaatgtttgcttttaaatctcgacattttctgaaaatttttctaAGCATATTTACAAGCTAAAATTCCAACACTTGACTTAAATATCTTCTTATGTGAAACAACTAATTAATCAATGAATACATAATCTGCTTCTCTGTCAATTTGCTATCTTTTATGGTTATGAACTTTCTTCTAAAATAATCTGTAGTCTAAATTTAAACCTAGCCTCTTTATTATATAAGAATGCttatagcattttttttcaataattcaGTCCAATAAGTCACACAGATTAAAGGTGTCTCTACATATATAGAATTTAAACATTTACATTGCCACATAgaaagtggttttctttttttcccccagtgttGATGATAGTTCCTGTGTGCTTGCATTTATATTAGCCAAAAGAAATGCTTACAGGATTGAGGAAAGTTGCTGAGTAGAGTTGCTGTTTAAAGATTTATAGATGTGTGAGAAGTATTGCTATAAATTAGCATCCCCAGATTGGTCTAATTATGTCTGTATCCCACATGCCTTTCAAATATCTAGTATTCTTTGCTATCTCTGCTTACACTTAAATCAGTTCTCTCTATGGTGGAATGATGGATGGGGGCTTATTTTGACAATAAGACACTATCAAATGGATGAAATATTGGAATAAAATAACTATCTGAAAGTAAGAATGTACTACTTCCACTCTGTTAAACTCACAAAAATGGTAACAAAACATGTCAAACTGTGGTGGATTTGAAAAAGCTTCGTGGCAAATGCCAGTACCTATCTCCAGCATGGTACAAAAATGTTGAAGTATGACATTTACAGTGAGTATAGCTTAGGAGGATGAGAGATTTTGGAAGTATTGTATATTTCCTACTACGGTTGCATGTTAGGTTAAtcaggaagcatttcgcttagaggTACTTTTCATCACATCCTTACACCTATACTAAATATTTTGTCTCACCTAGCAGTGTGCAATGACTTTCTGCACATCCATTCCAGTTGAACTGATCTGACGTGAATTTCATCTCCAGCGCTTAGAGATGATACCTTGGCAGTTCTGTTCTAAATGGGGAGAATAGCAGTGAGAGGGCCTATGGGAAAATAAGGCCTTCAAAACCCCCTACCTGAAAAGACCTCCGTTTGTTAAGGTGGAATCAGACACTGCTGAAATCTTCAAAGGGACGAGGGTTAGGTGTGAAGTCTGGAGGAATAAGAAATATAGGTGCTCTAATGAACAGcactggctaactttgtattattattattattattagcctATCAGAAAAGACTATCATTCATGTCAAAAGACAAAGTATTTTttaaccatgtttttaaaaaatcaggctaCAGAGTGTAGATTTAAATATTGATCGTTTTTTAGACCGGCATGAACTATACGGCCCAGCTGTCTGTGCAAACGCTGTGGCGACGATAATAACCGATGATAACCTCACCGCAGCATCTATCATCTTGGCAGAGCTGTTTGTTAAGATCAGTGAAGATACAGAAAAATCAGGTGGTGTGCTGCTTGGTTTTGCCAGGAGTAAACGTACTGAAGGATACCGGGAAGACTGGTCATTATTGTTCTTCTTGTGGTtgctagtattattattattattattattattattattattattattattattattacagaggCCAGTGCTGCTTTTGGGGTGAAAGAAGACCATCAGCAAACCTCAGCCTTGCCGCCAGGACTCCACCGTCTTCTGTCCGAGTCTGCGGGTCCGCAGATTGCGGCAGGGAGGCCCGGGCACCCGTAGGTGGCGCCCCACGTCCGTGTTTGCGCCCTCGCCCGCGCTCCAGGCGCAGCTAGGAAACCCAGCGCGTCTCCCCGGGTCTTTGGAGCCAGCGCGGAGACCGCAATTTAATAAATAAGCGCGAGTGCCAGCCGCTCCACCAGCCCGAGGTCCAGAGGAGCAGACACACAGACCCGGGCCGGAGGCCCGTCTTGTAGCCCTGCGGGAACCGGACAGTTCCCCAACTGGGGACTCTGGAACCACAGCTCCTAAATCATCAAATTCTCaagctttttttcctctcttcgtCCCAGCCATCCCAGTCATCGTCGTcgtcttttttttaaacttattgttTTTTTCGCCCCTTTCATTATGAAAGTGGTCACGCCATTCAAGATAAAGACTTGGAGGGaattggggaaagaaaagaaagaatctaAAAGAAGAGAAGCGACCGGTGCTTTTAAGGGTGCCTAATTTTCAAACGAGACGTCTGGGAGGATTTTGCTCTGGGCGTTTGGGTGAGCTGGACCGGGGCATTGAAGGGTGCGGCGGGCTTGGGAACAGGGAAGGTTCGGAGTCCTAGGGCGGCGGCAGCGCTCGGCTATGCCCTCTGGAGACTGGCGGGGCCGCGGGGCCGAGGGGATCCGCGATGGAGCCGCGCTGCGGGCGCGCTGGGCGCGGGAGGGCGAGGGGCCCCAGGCAGCGGTGCAGGCGCGAAGCCCAGGGATTGGAGGCGCCTGGGCGCACAGCGCGGGGCGCTGAGCCGGGCGAGACGCGGGGTTCGCGGTCCCGGGCACAGCGCCTAAGCGGGCGCGCGGGGCGCGGGGCGTGGTGCACCCCTGAAGCGGCGCGGGCTGGAGCGGGAAAGCGGCAGGGCGGGGCGGCGCGGTTATTGGCCACGCGCTGGGAGCAGGGTCGCGCTCCGTGTCCTCCTCCCGACAGCTCCCACTCGCCTCATTTTCTCTAAGCAGAGCAACTTCGCTGACAGCGGAGCTCGCCCAGCATGGATGTTCCAGGTAACCACCCCCAACCTGCCCTCCCCTCCGCGTGCAAGCGCCTTCTGCGTGGATTTTCACCAGGACTCTCGCTGGTCCAGATcgaggggtgggggaggtggagagagagagagaagggaaataatGTAGGATCGGGGCTGCGGACAGCAATATTTATCAAGAGCCAACTTCTCCGTTCTTAGAAAGAACATTGGAAGAGTTAATGGGAGGCTGTGGGCGGCGAGGGGGCGGTTTCTCTGCGTGTCTCCGGGCTGGTATTGAAATGGCCGGTCTGCTTTCCTGGGAGGAGCGGGGACGGGGCAAAAGTGCAGATGGGCGCGTAAGTTCGCAGAAACCTGCAGGGGCTGCTGCCCAGCCAGAAAGAGAGAATCCCCTGGGTCTGGAAACAAGAGCTGGAGAATAAGCCAAGCCTGGGATTCCGTCGTTGGAATCGGTCCTTCCGCGGAGAGAGGAATCCCAGGGGTTTCACCAAGGGGGCTCGCTAGTGGCTGCAGGGACCTTGGAAGTGAGTGTTTGGTTttactgcgtgtgtgtgtgtgtgtgtgtgtgtgtgtgtgtgtgtggtgtcatTTCTCCCCTGTTAATCTTATTCGCCCTAAAGAGATTCCCGGGGTTTGTTCTTCGGGTGGAAAATAGATAAAACCTGTACCAAAGGGACTTAAATGGACTTTAAAAACATCTCGAGGATTGAAAAATAGAGGATAGCAGGGAaacaagggaaaggaaaagggttCCTTGGTGCTGCTCCAAGGAAATGCCTTGAGATGAAGGCGAGAAGGCAAGCATTCGTAGGTTTTTCTTTGCCTACGTCTGAGCCCCCTCCGCGCTGGTAAATGGGCGGGGTGGCGGTGACGCCTTCTGAGGGTCTCGGGGCCCGTCTTAGCGACGAGGACCTGCACAAGCGCGGCCCCCTCCCTCGTCGCAGGCCCGCGCGCCGCTCGGGAGCCTTCAGGGATGCGCTGCCCCCTGCGCCCGGGCGTTTCTCCGGACCTGTTGTGCCAGATCGGAAAGCGGGTTGGCTGTGCGCGGGACCAAGGGGGTGGCCTTCGGGAAGAGCCCCCGAGCCGCAGGCATCTGCTCCCAGTCCCCCTTCTTCCCGGTGGCTCCACCTCCCGGTGTAAGGCTTTGGGTTCTGTGCCCTGACAGGTCCACGGGCGCCTTTCTTCTGAGAACGACCCTGGCCTTGACCGTCAGAGCGGGGGACAAAGGCCCGCGGAGGCTGCTGCGGGCCCCGCGCGTTCCTGCGCGCCCTTCCGCGCCGCTCGCGCCCCCGCCGGCCTCCGCCCCCGCGCGCCGCCTCCCACCAGCCCCGATGCAGGCGCCGGGCCAGGGGGCCCTCGGGCTGCGGCTGACGATGCCCTGGCGCCGGGGGGCGCTGCGCGAGCCGGGCGGCTGCGGATCCTGCCTGGGGGTGGCGCtggccctgctgctgctgctgctgcccgcCTGCTGCCCCGTGCGGGCGCAGAACGACACGGAGCCCATCGTGCTGGAGGGCAAGTGCCTGGTGGTGTGCGACTCCAGCCCGTCGGCGGACGGCGCCGTCACCTCCTCCCTGGGCATCTCCGTGCGCTCCGGCAGCGCCAAGGTGGCCTTCTCCGCCACGCGGAGCACCAACCACGAGCCGTCCGAGATGAGCAACCGCACCATGACCATCTATTTCGACCAGGTCAGCCGCCAGCCTGcccaccccgcccccagcccGGGGAGAGGGGCGGGGATCTGCGCGCGCGGGCTGGGGTTCAGGCAGATTCTTGGACTAGGAGTTCCCAGGCTCTGTCCTCCCCCTCTGCCCTGCTACTCTCTTTCCTCCCGTTTTATAGAACGCACTCCTACTCTTTCCCTTTTCCACattgtggctttttaaaaacttttaaatgatCAGCCAACTTGGCACTTGGATGACTGAGAGTCCCTTAAGGCTGTCTAAGCTTTCTAAGAGTTCCGTAAACCTAaagatttgaaatatatttccCAAAAGGAAGCATTGCACGTTTTACTTTTCACGGCGGTGTGGTTGATGGTCTTCAGTCACCCAGGTGGCCACCTGAAGGATTGAGTGCATTTAAATCTCTCCACTCTCAGGAAAGGACTCTTGAGGCTCTGCCAGCATTTGGAAAATACAGCCTATTGCTTATTTTGAGGAATGGATTGGGGGAGGGatgtttatcttaaaaaaaaaaaaaaagaaagaaagaaaaaaacgtgAGGACGAGCAGGGATGGTTATATAAATACTGAACAAAATATTGTgattatataagtaaaatatatagtaaataaaatatatactataagcAAATGCAATATATACAAATCTTTTAAAAGAGCAGTGACTTACATCACCTTAAGCCACTTAACTTATGCCATTTGGTTCAATGCAGAGGTCGCAGAGATATGATCAGGCCTTTCCAAACCCTTCTCTGGATTATTGGTGCCCAGGGTTAAAGGCTGTAACCTTCTTTTTGTGTCCCGCTCCCctggtttctgttgtttttcagaaaaccaatTAAAAGCATTATAGAGATTTCCAAGCTTTAGCTAATTAGCTAATTGCCTAATCATTTTACCAAAGTGTTTCCCACAGAATGGAGCGCCTAGCAGTCCCTGACAACCTACCAGGGCTTACTGTACGTGTTTAATTGACTTTCCTTTGGTCTGTTAGGCAACTCTTAAACTTAATAACCATAAACCTACAGACACACACTCTTGACTCTATTTAAGCCAGGGTATTTATTTCTTAATCATTGTTAAGCTTCAAGTATTTGAggtttattttttgggggggggcggCGGGAGGAGGCATGTgtctctttaattcattttttttttttttttacaaaatgtaaaattatttattttgattatgtCCAAATGAGACAACAATGGAATAGGCATTTGGGAACTAATACTCCATTAGTACGGTTTCTTTTATATGCTGttattgttatattattattattcacttaCCAACGTCTTGCAAAGTTTTCATAGCATCTGTATATCCCTCTTTGCATTTGTGTATCAGGAAAGCTCTCTGAGGTAGGGCAGGATAAGTAGTAGCAGGATTCTAATTTTATACATGAGCAAACTATGGCAGGGTGCGTTCAGTGTTTCTCTGGCTCCCCAGTTAATGAGGAGCTGAGGTCTGCTTTTCTGGGTCTGGTTGGGTGTTCTTGCATCTACAGCAGGGATAAATTCTACCTGAATTTATCAGCTTCCAGAATGTAAAATTGAGGTGAAGGAGTTGAGGTGAAAGAAAGAAGCAGCTCCGGAGGCTTAAATGGAGACTGCTTTATCCTTTTCTAAAGCTTTGTAAGGAAGACAGCGAGCATAGCCTTATGAGACTGAGAATAGGCATCCCGAGGTGCTTGTCTTAACAATGGAGCCCAGAGTGTCTGTCTCAGTCCTGCCCTTGAGTGGAGCTGAAGTGGTGCTCCCAGCTAGGTTGAAGAAGCTGAAACAGGCATATTTCACAAGTCATTTCGGCGATCGTCATTGGCAGCATTTCACATTGCGTTGGGAATTGCATGTTATTTATCTATAATGAGCGTGTAAGAAATAACAGCAAAGGTATTCCGGTTCAAGTTTATATTCTCATTAGATCACAAGATCTTAAACCCAGGATTTTGATGTTGTTGCTggctgtttattttaaaaggcaggcCATCTTATTATTAGAAAGGAGTTGTGCATTTATGGATGAGGAGGATGGAGATGGCATCCAAAGTGGCCAGAGTCTGTGTTGAACATCTGAAAGAAATTGGGTCATCATGGGGGTTCCGCCACTCTTGAAATTCTGCTTATGAAACACTCACCCCTGCCCTTTTATCTGAGGAAAGCCATCTGCAGGGTCATGAGCTCATTCCAGGTGGctaattttgtcattgttttgcATGTTGTAGAGTTCGCATTAGCTTAAGCTAAGGATGTCCAAGCTGCCGATTCTCTATTTATTCAAGCTCATTTACAGGGCACCATAGCTCAGGCAAGGGAGCAGCACGTTGCTCAGGGAAAAGTAAGGAAAAGCAGGAGTAGCAAATGTTTTTCTGCAAAGGTCTTTCATTCAGCACCCATCATTGACTACCTACTGTGTGCGTCCagagtgtgccaggcactgggaacCACTGGAGATCCACGCCTCATACAGCCCATTGTCTCTGGGAACACATGAAGTTAGGTCCCAAGCTTGAACTTGCAGAAGTGATCTTTAATTGGCCTCTTGCTCCATAGCCCCTTCTCTACCAACTCagaatcaaacttttttttttttttttgtcagacaAGGTATCATGTTGATGTACGCATAATCCCGCGGACCTCCCTGGACTCAATTTAGGATTTAACAAGCTTACaagctttgattcctttctcagTGCCCTTCCCCTTTAACTCACAAAATTCACAGCCAGTttttgaatgcataaataaaatatgctttaaaaatgttgattagTTACAATGTATTAAAATACCTTTGAGATTACTTCCTGCTGTAGGATCTTTTAACTTCAGCACTGCTTCCTTTCTGGGAAGCCAGAATGCTGAGGATGCTGAATTTGTGTTCCCAGCCGCTGACGAAGGAGGCAGTGTTGCTGGTTATCCAAGGATGATGAAAACATACACTGAGGAGGGGCTTGCTATTGTGTGCTGTGTTCCCTCTTCTTTTTCAGGTATTAGTAAATATTGGCAACCACTTTGATCTTGCCTCCAGTATATTTGTAGCACCGAGAAAAGGGATTTATAGCTTCAGCTTCCACGTGGTCAAAGTGTACAACAGACAAACCATCCAGGTGGGTAGacttgaaactggatcctttcagGTTTGGGTTAATAGTTCGACATCGCTAAAGACCCCTGCACCTGGTCTCTGAGGCTGAGGGAAACAGGGTACTGGGCTATTTAGGGGTGATGCGGCTCTGAACTAGCTGGGAGTGCTCACTGTCAGGCCCCCTGATGTGTACTGGAAGGGTAGGataggggtgggagtggggatatTGGCAGAGGAGAGAACAATGTGTAGGAGTTGGGTCCTTTATGGTCTGCTGAGCTCTACTCTCTGCGTTTTAGGTCAGTTTAATGCAGAATGGCTACCCAGTGATCTCGGCCTTTGCAGGAGACCAGGATGTCACCAGAGAAGCTGCTAGCAATGGCGTGCTGCTGCTCATGGAAAGGGAAGACAAAGTGCATCTCAAACTTGAGAGAGGCAACCTCATGGGGGGTTGGAAATACTCCACATTCTCGGGCTTCTTGGTGTTTCCTCTATAAACACAGAGCCCCCTAGACGGTGGGGGAATGGCAATCTGGACCCAGGAATCCGCCCTTTAAAACACCCCGAACTTGCTGGAATTGGGACACCTTGTTTCCAACCTCCATCAGACTGTTGCTGTAGAAGAATGATTTCCTCTGAAACCTCcagtacttttgtttttgttttttggaatatTGACAATTCCTCGGGAACCTGGCCTCTAATTAGTTTTAGATGACAAGGTCTTAAGGAGAAATGAAATTATCGATTTGAGCAATTTGTACCTGTGATTGTAAAGTCAATATCGGATTTTATTGTTGGGACCATGGACCTCTTTTGTTTGTATGTTATATTGTTGTCCCAATGGAAGGAGAGCTCCTGACTCCAGGATGGACTGCAGGTTGCAGTCAGGGCTTGAAACAGGAGCCCAACAAAGAACCACCTGATGGACAGTCCTTGACATGTGTTCTGTGTGCGTCTGTATAGCCTTAAGAAAAAGAATGGCTTCACTTTCATTCTGTATTCTTCCCCCCACCGTGTGGATGGGAGGACTTGGGAGGGGGATGGGGACATTGTGAACCTGTCAAGAAGTGCTTTATCCAGAGAAGCAAGTTTTGCACGATTGGACTGcagattttgttttgtattgtttgtgtttcttcttgaatagctttacttttctttccacaCTCAGCTCTCCCTCCTCAAccccacttttatttttcttgctgggATTGGGGAgagaaaatatatgttgaattccTGGATaagaccaaacaaaacaaaacattaaaatacctgtgtgttttgttttagacgagaccaaaccaaacaaaaagaatCTGTTTATCGAAGTAAAAATAACACAATGTACAATTCGGCTTATTCTCTCAAAGAGATTCTAAGATGCACCTTTAGAACTATTAATAGCAACccggattttttttaaatttatacttcAGAATGCTTTAAGAACCTAGTGTTCCTGGGTGGTCCTGAATCGTATAAGTTGGGAATGGAAGCTGTAATGACCAAGTCCCCTAAACATACTGCTTCTTTGCCACGTGTGCTGTGACTTCTCAGCGggtgttttaatttatttggatCCACCTCTGAGTGAGCGCACAGTGATCAGGTGCTTCGAAGCCAACAGACCAGCTCCTCTTCCTCCGGATCCTCTTTTGATCTGCCCAGGAAAGGGATGCACTGACACTCTCCTGCATGCACCTGGCGAGAAGCCACCTGGAAGTCACTGTGGTTAACGATATTGGTGGAGGTACCCCAGGAGCACTGTTACAAATCTTCTTGTTTTGGCACCTCTTACAACAACATTATTAAGACACAGCTGAGAGTTGATGGGTGTGTAATTCATATGCCAAGGAAATGTCACTGATCCCAAAGCAATCAAAGAG is a genomic window containing:
- the CBLN2 gene encoding cerebellin-2, whose protein sequence is MQAPGQGALGLRLTMPWRRGALREPGGCGSCLGVALALLLLLLPACCPVRAQNDTEPIVLEGKCLVVCDSSPSADGAVTSSLGISVRSGSAKVAFSATRSTNHEPSEMSNRTMTIYFDQVLVNIGNHFDLASSIFVAPRKGIYSFSFHVVKVYNRQTIQVSLMQNGYPVISAFAGDQDVTREAASNGVLLLMEREDKVHLKLERGNLMGGWKYSTFSGFLVFPL